The Sphingobium sp. BYY-5 genome contains a region encoding:
- a CDS encoding ligase-associated DNA damage response DEXH box helicase translates to MPAALPPILDNWFASRGWRPRRHQMEMLAAAESGDHALLVAPTGAGKTLAGFLPTLTDLIRESVEGLHTLYVSPLKALAVDVRRNLLTPIEEMGLSIRVETRTGDTPSDRKARQRARPPQILLTTPESLSLLLSYPDAMLMFADLRTVIVDEVHAFATQKRGDLLNLSMARLQAINPALRRVALSATVADVDAYRAWLAPDADIDAVTPVLGEQGADPNVAILIPDGIIPWSGHSGKYAAKQVMAEIESRQTTLVFCNTRGLAELIFQSLWSVNDANLPIAIHHGSLSIEARRKVESAMAAGRLRALVATASLDLGVDWGNVDCVIQMGAPKGSSRLLQRIGRANHRLDTPSEAVLIPGNRFEYLEARAALDAVEAGERDADDFRPGSLDVLAQHVMGLACAGPFRAEELLAEIRSATPYSALSEEAFANILHFIEGGGYALRAYDRFKRLTQEADGTWRVSHPHFIQQHRLNAGIIVDQPALAVRFGNGRKLGTVEEGFAATLRLGDSFFFSGMALEVVRMDTSDLVVRATSKQARIPSWGGTRMAMSTRLADRVRSFLAEPGEWHRFPQDVRDWLEMQKYRSALPQPGQLLIETFPHEGRHYLVCYSFEGWNAHQSLGMLLTRRMESQGLMPLGFVSNDYALAVYGLKPVIDPRSLFSADILDHEFVEWVEQSSLLKRAFRDVAVISGLIERQHPGKRKTGRQVTFSTDLIYDVLRKYQPDHLLLQAAWADARARMTDVGRLGDLIDRAGGTMLHIDLDRVSPLAVPVLILIGREQVAQQAAEDALLMEAEALVAEAMRVD, encoded by the coding sequence ATGCCCGCCGCGCTCCCCCCCATCCTCGATAACTGGTTCGCATCACGCGGCTGGCGGCCGCGACGGCATCAGATGGAGATGTTGGCGGCGGCGGAGTCGGGCGACCATGCGCTGCTGGTCGCGCCCACCGGGGCGGGAAAGACGCTGGCGGGATTTCTGCCGACGCTGACCGACCTGATTCGCGAATCTGTCGAGGGGCTTCATACCCTCTACGTCTCCCCCTTGAAGGCGCTGGCCGTGGATGTCCGGCGCAACCTCCTCACCCCGATCGAGGAAATGGGTCTGTCCATCCGGGTCGAAACACGGACGGGCGATACACCATCGGACCGCAAGGCGCGCCAGCGCGCCCGGCCGCCGCAGATATTGCTCACCACGCCCGAATCACTGTCGCTGCTGCTCAGCTATCCCGACGCGATGCTGATGTTCGCGGATTTGAGGACGGTGATCGTCGATGAAGTCCACGCCTTCGCAACGCAGAAACGCGGCGACCTGCTCAACCTGTCGATGGCGCGGTTGCAGGCGATCAACCCGGCGTTGCGTCGGGTCGCGCTGTCCGCCACCGTTGCCGATGTAGATGCCTATCGCGCCTGGCTTGCGCCCGATGCGGACATTGACGCCGTGACGCCAGTCCTGGGGGAGCAGGGCGCGGACCCCAATGTGGCCATCCTGATTCCGGACGGAATCATTCCCTGGTCGGGCCATTCGGGCAAATATGCGGCGAAACAGGTGATGGCGGAGATCGAGTCGCGCCAGACGACTTTGGTCTTCTGCAATACGCGGGGGCTGGCCGAGCTGATCTTCCAGTCACTCTGGTCGGTCAATGACGCCAATCTGCCGATCGCCATCCACCATGGCAGCCTGTCGATCGAGGCGCGGCGCAAGGTCGAATCGGCGATGGCGGCGGGCAGGCTGCGCGCGCTGGTGGCGACCGCCAGCCTCGACCTGGGGGTCGACTGGGGCAATGTCGATTGCGTGATCCAGATGGGCGCACCCAAGGGCAGCTCGCGCCTGCTTCAGCGCATCGGCCGCGCCAATCATCGGCTCGATACGCCTAGCGAGGCGGTGCTGATCCCCGGCAATCGCTTCGAATATCTGGAGGCGCGCGCTGCACTGGACGCGGTCGAGGCGGGTGAGCGCGACGCCGACGATTTCCGTCCGGGCAGCCTGGACGTGCTGGCGCAGCATGTGATGGGTCTTGCCTGTGCAGGGCCTTTTCGGGCGGAGGAACTGCTGGCCGAGATACGCTCCGCCACGCCCTATAGCGCGCTGAGCGAGGAGGCATTCGCCAACATCCTCCACTTCATCGAGGGGGGCGGCTATGCGTTGCGCGCCTATGACCGGTTCAAGCGACTGACGCAGGAGGCGGACGGGACATGGCGCGTCTCCCACCCGCATTTTATCCAGCAGCACCGACTGAACGCCGGCATCATTGTCGATCAGCCCGCACTGGCGGTGCGCTTCGGTAACGGGCGCAAGCTGGGCACGGTGGAGGAGGGGTTCGCCGCCACCCTGCGGCTGGGCGACAGCTTTTTCTTTTCCGGCATGGCGCTGGAAGTGGTGCGGATGGACACCAGCGACCTGGTGGTGCGGGCGACGTCGAAGCAGGCGCGTATTCCCAGTTGGGGCGGCACCCGCATGGCCATGTCGACGCGGCTAGCAGATCGCGTACGCTCGTTTCTGGCCGAACCGGGAGAATGGCATCGCTTCCCGCAGGATGTGCGCGATTGGCTGGAGATGCAGAAATATCGCTCCGCCCTGCCGCAGCCGGGTCAGTTATTGATCGAAACCTTCCCGCATGAGGGGCGTCATTATCTGGTCTGCTACAGTTTCGAGGGCTGGAACGCGCATCAGTCGCTGGGGATGCTGCTCACCCGTCGCATGGAGAGCCAGGGATTGATGCCCCTGGGCTTCGTCTCCAACGACTATGCGCTGGCGGTTTACGGGCTGAAGCCCGTCATTGATCCCAGGAGCCTCTTTTCCGCCGATATCCTCGACCATGAATTTGTCGAATGGGTCGAGCAGTCGAGCCTGCTCAAGCGGGCCTTCCGCGATGTGGCGGTCATTTCCGGCCTGATCGAGCGGCAGCATCCGGGCAAGCGCAAGACCGGGCGGCAGGTCACTTTCTCCACCGACCTCATCTATGACGTGTTGCGCAAATATCAGCCCGACCATCTGCTGCTCCAGGCCGCCTGGGCCGATGCGCGCGCGCGGATGACCGATGTCGGGCGGCTGGGCGACCTGATTGACCGCGCCGGGGGGACGATGCTGCATATCGATCTCGACCGCGTCAGCCCGCTCGCCGTTCCCGTGCTGATTCTGATCGGACGCGAGCAGGTGGCGCAGCAGGCGGCGGAGGATGCGCTGCTGATGGAAGCCGAAGCGCTGGTGGCCGAGGCGATGCGGGTGGATTAA
- a CDS encoding 2-hydroxyacid dehydrogenase, whose amino-acid sequence MKDARPVVLIAQPHLAPLLGVLAADYNVRPLWEEDGRAHLGGAQTLVTAGEFRLDPALIAAMPRLGLIACFTVGYDGIDLDLVRSRGISVAHAGNANAEDVADHAIGLMLAHRRWIVEGDRQLRAGLWTAQAKTITRSMGGARLGIVGMGTIGMAAAERAQAMKMRIGWWGPRDKPALPWPRAESLMALAKESDILLVAARAEEENRGMISAAIIDALGPAGMLVNVARGQLVDEAALIDALKAGRLGGAALDVFDPEPTDPARWIDVPNVVLTPHTGGATHEAVSQMVQMLKANLAAHFAGEPLPAPVI is encoded by the coding sequence ATGAAAGACGCGCGCCCGGTCGTCCTGATCGCCCAGCCGCATCTGGCGCCGCTGCTGGGCGTACTGGCGGCGGATTATAACGTCAGGCCGCTCTGGGAGGAGGACGGGCGCGCGCATCTTGGCGGCGCGCAGACGCTGGTGACGGCCGGGGAGTTCCGGCTCGATCCCGCGCTGATCGCGGCGATGCCGCGTCTCGGCCTCATCGCCTGCTTCACCGTGGGCTATGACGGGATCGACCTGGACCTTGTCCGGTCGCGCGGTATCAGCGTCGCCCATGCCGGCAACGCCAATGCCGAAGATGTCGCCGATCACGCCATCGGCCTGATGCTGGCCCATCGCCGCTGGATCGTCGAAGGCGACCGTCAGTTGCGCGCCGGGCTATGGACCGCCCAGGCCAAGACGATCACCCGCTCGATGGGCGGTGCGCGGCTGGGCATCGTCGGGATGGGCACGATCGGCATGGCGGCGGCGGAGCGCGCGCAGGCGATGAAGATGCGCATCGGCTGGTGGGGACCACGCGACAAGCCTGCCCTCCCCTGGCCCCGCGCGGAAAGCCTCATGGCGCTGGCGAAGGAGAGCGACATCCTGCTGGTCGCCGCCCGCGCTGAGGAAGAGAATCGCGGCATGATCTCGGCCGCCATCATCGATGCGCTCGGTCCGGCCGGGATGCTGGTCAATGTCGCGCGTGGCCAATTGGTGGACGAAGCGGCGCTGATCGATGCTCTGAAGGCCGGGCGGCTGGGCGGCGCGGCGCTCGACGTGTTCGATCCCGAACCGACCGATCCTGCGCGCTGGATCGACGTGCCCAATGTCGTTCTGACCCCGCATACCGGCGGCGCGACTCATGAGGCGGTGAGCCAGATGGTGCAGATGCTCAAGGCGAATCTCGCCGCCCATTTCGCGGGCGAGCCTCTGCCCGCTCCCGTGATCTAG
- a CDS encoding TonB-dependent receptor codes for MRFRYTRINQLAIALLGGSMLSSAPVWAQSAPGDAVSQAASASAAIDQSVSAQSGDEALDSTPSDNNIVVTGFRQSYANAIASKRAQISITDGISSDGLGRFPDLNVGEALQRVPGVQINREAEGRNATINLRGLPGEYARLTLNGVAFAEPILSEAAPLGAFNSDIFSAIIVEKSPLANAQSGGLSGNVDLQIASALSRKEGGFAKASYEYNELGERGAPGATIGYNHHFSDDFAVFGTFAYKQENFRRDSILFNSYTAMSPEQAQANAALVGGYYAPSAGCPSCTGTQSTAGVLYNSQLRQYSRLNKGNLYSAAAGAEYRISDSAKIGLTGFLTDRKQPKTLQYIMVNSLNTASSITALSAPVSLSDGRYVVNDFDYANPTAVSSTREYGQHQKAWGINANGEWKNDDWRVNAIGTLSQASNSSIETEVDFETMQAAGGNGLTGTMRTGGGNLNNFAYTINPVPATSAAGISSGVWGGVADPTYFYDSAIPAAQRNRMQFTGTQSYATNKLAAAQFEVERTLHGFLTGIQAGMRYEHNQFISRGYRTSAYGLQVQNLTGDVMMQSPTYDDFFGGNGGTPTGNWQVTDLNKFLSQVTPITVYPGGDLSPLGYNIRYNDNSYSLYNFTNENNIFAAYGQLKYEFELGGITVRGNGGLRYERTNNIINALNRVSLTNSIGSPSDFVNTTYKQHYNKLLPSFIAVAEISDKLLVRAAAYRTYVRPQPRAFTPVTIVSAPSNGVYSVTLGNPDLKPYNATSFDISAEFYNRPNGIISLAGFQKRITGLISQITDPTQLCPSDASALGLGTLTVNGDRCESSLTYTQGGVTQPYLVSASGFMNQTNPITVRGLEFNIQQTLDFLPGILKNLGGGFNYAYTTISGKTATGAKATLPGVSKHNANLIGYYETPDYGVRLVYNVRSKYDLASAGTFTGAARQVRARGQLDASASYNITSFLTLSVDAYNLTNAIRYEYENQPDLPRRYDYDGRTYSVTLRGTF; via the coding sequence ATGCGTTTTCGGTATACGCGAATCAATCAACTCGCCATCGCGCTGTTGGGGGGAAGCATGTTGAGTTCGGCACCAGTCTGGGCGCAGAGCGCGCCGGGCGATGCCGTGAGCCAGGCCGCTTCCGCATCCGCCGCCATCGACCAGAGCGTATCCGCGCAATCGGGGGATGAGGCGCTCGACAGCACCCCTTCCGATAACAACATCGTCGTTACCGGTTTCCGTCAGAGCTATGCCAACGCCATTGCGAGCAAGCGGGCGCAGATTTCCATCACCGACGGCATTTCCTCGGACGGTCTGGGGCGCTTCCCGGATCTGAACGTGGGCGAGGCGTTGCAGCGCGTGCCCGGCGTCCAGATCAATCGCGAAGCCGAAGGCCGCAACGCGACGATCAACCTGCGCGGCCTGCCCGGCGAATATGCGCGACTGACGCTGAACGGCGTGGCCTTCGCGGAGCCGATCCTGTCGGAAGCCGCACCGCTCGGCGCGTTCAACTCGGATATTTTCAGCGCGATCATTGTCGAGAAATCGCCGCTCGCCAACGCCCAGAGCGGCGGCCTTTCCGGCAATGTCGACCTGCAGATCGCTTCGGCATTGAGCCGCAAGGAAGGCGGCTTCGCCAAGGCGTCCTACGAATATAATGAACTGGGCGAGCGTGGCGCGCCGGGCGCGACGATCGGTTATAATCATCATTTCAGCGACGATTTCGCCGTCTTCGGCACCTTCGCCTACAAGCAGGAGAATTTCCGGCGCGATTCGATCCTGTTCAACAGCTACACCGCCATGTCGCCGGAACAGGCGCAGGCGAATGCCGCGCTGGTCGGCGGCTATTATGCGCCGTCCGCGGGCTGTCCTTCCTGCACCGGAACGCAATCCACCGCAGGCGTCCTCTATAATTCGCAGCTTCGGCAATATTCGCGCCTCAACAAGGGCAATCTCTATTCAGCAGCCGCCGGTGCGGAATATCGGATCAGCGACAGCGCCAAAATCGGCCTGACCGGATTCCTGACCGATCGCAAGCAGCCCAAGACGCTGCAATATATTATGGTCAATTCGCTGAACACGGCGAGCAGCATCACGGCCCTCAGCGCGCCGGTCAGTCTTTCGGACGGCCGCTATGTCGTCAACGACTTCGACTATGCCAACCCCACCGCCGTGTCGTCCACGCGCGAATATGGCCAGCATCAGAAGGCCTGGGGCATCAACGCCAATGGAGAATGGAAGAATGACGACTGGCGGGTAAACGCCATCGGCACCCTTTCGCAGGCGTCGAACAGCTCGATCGAAACGGAGGTCGATTTCGAGACGATGCAGGCGGCAGGCGGCAATGGCCTGACCGGCACGATGCGCACGGGCGGCGGCAATCTCAACAATTTCGCCTATACGATCAACCCCGTCCCGGCGACCAGCGCCGCCGGCATCAGCAGCGGCGTGTGGGGCGGCGTCGCCGATCCCACCTATTTCTACGATTCCGCCATTCCCGCCGCGCAGCGCAACCGGATGCAGTTCACCGGCACGCAAAGCTATGCGACCAACAAGCTGGCCGCCGCCCAGTTCGAAGTGGAGCGCACGCTGCACGGCTTCCTCACCGGCATCCAGGCCGGTATGCGCTATGAACATAACCAGTTCATTTCGCGGGGCTATCGCACCAGCGCCTATGGTTTGCAGGTTCAGAACCTGACCGGCGACGTCATGATGCAAAGCCCGACCTATGACGATTTCTTCGGCGGCAATGGCGGCACGCCCACCGGCAATTGGCAGGTCACCGACCTCAACAAATTCCTGTCGCAGGTGACGCCCATCACCGTCTATCCGGGCGGCGATCTTTCGCCCCTGGGCTATAATATCCGCTATAACGACAACAGCTATTCCCTCTATAATTTCACTAATGAGAACAATATCTTCGCTGCATATGGCCAGCTGAAATATGAGTTCGAACTGGGTGGAATCACCGTTCGCGGCAATGGCGGCCTGCGCTACGAGCGCACGAACAACATCATCAACGCGCTCAATCGGGTCTCGCTGACCAATTCGATCGGATCGCCCAGCGATTTCGTCAACACGACCTACAAACAGCATTATAACAAGCTGCTGCCGTCGTTCATCGCTGTGGCCGAGATTTCCGACAAGCTGCTGGTGCGCGCCGCGGCCTATCGCACTTACGTCCGGCCCCAGCCGCGCGCCTTCACGCCGGTCACGATCGTCAGCGCGCCGTCGAACGGCGTCTATTCGGTCACGCTCGGCAATCCGGACCTGAAGCCATATAACGCCACCTCGTTCGATATCTCGGCGGAATTCTACAACCGCCCGAACGGCATCATCTCGCTGGCGGGCTTCCAGAAGCGGATTACCGGCCTCATTTCGCAGATCACCGATCCGACCCAGCTCTGCCCGTCGGATGCCTCGGCGCTGGGCCTTGGCACGCTGACGGTCAATGGCGACCGTTGCGAAAGCAGCCTGACCTACACGCAGGGCGGCGTCACCCAGCCCTATCTGGTCTCCGCATCGGGCTTCATGAACCAGACCAACCCGATCACGGTCCGCGGCCTGGAGTTCAATATCCAGCAGACCCTGGATTTCCTGCCCGGCATCCTCAAGAATCTGGGCGGCGGTTTCAACTATGCCTATACGACGATCAGCGGCAAGACCGCGACCGGCGCGAAGGCGACCTTGCCGGGCGTGTCGAAGCATAATGCCAACCTCATCGGCTATTATGAAACGCCCGATTACGGGGTGCGGCTGGTCTATAATGTGCGCAGCAAATATGACCTGGCTTCGGCCGGCACCTTCACCGGCGCGGCGCGCCAGGTGCGGGCGCGCGGGCAGCTCGATGCCTCCGCTTCCTACAATATCACCAGCTTCCTCACCTTGTCGGTGGATGCCTATAATTTGACCAACGCGATCCGGTATGAATATGAAAATCAACCGGATCTGCCGCGTCGCTACGATTATGACGGTCGCACCTACAGCGTGACGCTGCGCGGCACCTTCTGA
- a CDS encoding ABC transporter ATP-binding protein, with protein sequence MNEERIQQAEELRIEEAVETAAIAIKVRNLKNSFGDQIVHENLDLDVRKGEILGVVGGSGTGKSVLMRSIIGLQTPDEGEICVFGETMIGRLDDDALAIRKRWGVLFQGGALFSTLTVAENVEVPIREYYPNIGPQLRDEIAAYKIRLTGLPTDAGPKYPSELSGGMKKRAGLARALALDPDLLFLDEPTAGLDPIGAAAFDDQTRKLQQTLGLTVFLITHDLDTLYSICDRVAVLADRRVIAVGTIEELLALDHPWIQEYFNGPRGRAATAAVKREKNKAASASPDGRR encoded by the coding sequence ATGAACGAGGAACGGATCCAGCAGGCCGAGGAACTCCGCATCGAGGAAGCGGTCGAAACCGCCGCCATCGCCATCAAGGTGCGCAATCTCAAGAACAGTTTCGGCGACCAGATCGTCCACGAAAATCTCGACCTTGACGTGCGCAAGGGCGAGATATTGGGCGTGGTCGGTGGATCGGGCACCGGCAAGTCGGTGCTGATGCGTTCGATCATCGGGCTTCAGACCCCGGACGAGGGCGAAATCTGCGTCTTCGGCGAAACCATGATCGGGCGGCTGGATGACGACGCGCTGGCGATCCGCAAGCGCTGGGGCGTGCTGTTCCAGGGCGGGGCGCTCTTCTCGACGCTGACGGTGGCCGAGAATGTCGAAGTGCCGATCCGCGAATATTATCCAAATATCGGGCCGCAATTGCGTGACGAGATCGCCGCCTACAAGATTCGCCTGACCGGCCTGCCGACCGACGCCGGCCCCAAATATCCGTCCGAATTGTCAGGCGGCATGAAGAAGCGCGCGGGGCTGGCCCGCGCGCTGGCGCTGGACCCGGACCTGCTGTTCCTGGACGAACCGACGGCGGGCCTCGACCCGATCGGCGCGGCGGCGTTCGACGACCAGACACGCAAGCTGCAACAGACGCTGGGCCTCACCGTCTTCCTCATTACCCATGATCTCGATACACTCTATTCGATCTGCGACAGGGTTGCGGTGCTGGCGGACAGGAGGGTAATCGCGGTCGGCACGATCGAGGAGCTGCTGGCGCTCGATCACCCCTGGATCCAGGAATATTTCAACGGCCCGCGCGGCCGCGCCGCGACGGCGGCGGTCAAGCGCGAAAAGAACAAGGCGGCGTCCGCGTCGCCGGACGGAAGGCGATAA
- a CDS encoding MlaE family lipid ABC transporter permease subunit has protein sequence MNKAADLSEETRNGGTVIRLSGNLAIACLHDLPARLDGLQGPVSAIDLADIDHIDTIGAWTVHRTAKRLGAAITGAHDEVLRLIEAVGNLDEPVAIHPEHIAPWRRVVGEIGEAVTNAGATLFGLLGFFGATLVASWSVIRHPSRFRWNAVIQRFEVVGVSALGIIGLMSFLIGIVIAQQGSVQLRQFGMEMLTINLVGRLTFRELGVLMTAIMVAGRSGSAFAAQLGTMKLTEEIDAMRTIGVSPMESLVLPRTLAVVVMMPLLGFYASIVAIIGGGFLCAVSLDIPPITFVQRLREVVPITDLWVGLIKAPVFGVIIALSGCFQGMQVKANAEEVGTRTTAAVVQAIFLVIVIDAFFAVFFTWVGWN, from the coding sequence ATGAACAAAGCCGCCGACCTTTCCGAAGAAACGCGCAATGGCGGCACGGTTATACGGCTTTCGGGAAACCTTGCCATAGCGTGCCTTCATGACCTGCCCGCCCGCCTGGACGGCTTGCAGGGGCCGGTCAGCGCGATCGACCTGGCCGACATCGATCATATCGATACGATCGGCGCCTGGACGGTGCATCGCACCGCCAAGCGCCTTGGCGCGGCAATCACCGGGGCGCATGATGAAGTCCTGCGCCTGATCGAGGCCGTGGGCAATCTGGACGAACCGGTGGCGATCCATCCCGAACATATCGCGCCCTGGCGGCGCGTGGTGGGAGAGATCGGCGAGGCTGTGACCAATGCGGGGGCCACCCTGTTCGGCCTGCTCGGCTTTTTCGGCGCCACATTGGTGGCGAGCTGGAGCGTGATCCGGCATCCCAGCCGTTTCCGGTGGAACGCCGTTATCCAGCGATTCGAGGTGGTGGGCGTTTCCGCGCTCGGCATCATCGGCCTGATGAGCTTCCTGATCGGCATCGTCATCGCTCAGCAGGGGTCGGTGCAGTTGCGCCAGTTCGGCATGGAGATGTTGACGATCAATCTGGTCGGCCGGCTGACCTTCCGCGAACTGGGCGTGTTGATGACCGCGATCATGGTGGCGGGTCGATCCGGTTCCGCCTTCGCCGCGCAACTGGGCACGATGAAGCTGACCGAGGAAATCGACGCGATGCGCACCATCGGCGTGTCGCCGATGGAATCGCTCGTCCTGCCCCGCACGCTGGCCGTCGTGGTGATGATGCCGCTGCTCGGCTTCTACGCCTCCATCGTCGCGATCATCGGCGGTGGCTTCCTGTGCGCCGTCTCGCTGGATATTCCCCCGATCACCTTTGTCCAGCGGCTGCGCGAGGTGGTGCCGATCACCGACCTGTGGGTCGGACTTATCAAGGCCCCGGTCTTCGGCGTCATCATCGCGCTGTCGGGCTGTTTCCAGGGAATGCAGGTCAAGGCCAACGCTGAAGAGGTCGGCACACGTACCACCGCCGCCGTGGTCCAGGCGATCTTCCTGGTCATCGTGATCGACGCCTTCTTCGCGGTCTTCTTTACCTGGGTGGGCTGGAACTGA
- a CDS encoding membrane-like protein, with the protein MVPLALLGACGGEVEPAANQTTPVETVRTPISTVAANGVEANRAAALPAPAKEVSKPLVSRETPSSHAAPPDYRAIGTEPFWAVTVRGSVATLERPDKASVRFAVSRNDDGRAIRYLGDGFSMTLTEGPCSDGMSDTIWSDRVQVAFGEGTLKGCGGERDDGGYAP; encoded by the coding sequence ATGGTCCCCCTCGCCCTCCTCGGCGCATGTGGTGGAGAGGTGGAACCGGCGGCCAACCAGACGACGCCTGTCGAAACCGTACGGACCCCGATCAGCACCGTTGCAGCCAACGGCGTCGAAGCGAACAGGGCAGCAGCACTTCCTGCACCTGCAAAGGAAGTGAGCAAGCCTTTGGTTTCACGTGAAACACCATCCTCCCACGCCGCGCCGCCAGATTATCGCGCGATCGGCACCGAACCCTTCTGGGCCGTGACGGTGCGCGGATCGGTCGCAACGCTGGAACGTCCCGACAAGGCATCTGTACGCTTCGCTGTCAGCCGCAACGACGATGGCCGGGCGATCCGCTATCTTGGAGACGGGTTTTCCATGACGCTCACCGAAGGGCCGTGCAGCGACGGCATGAGCGACACCATCTGGTCCGACCGAGTACAGGTGGCGTTCGGGGAAGGCACGCTGAAAGGCTGCGGTGGGGAGCGGGATGACGGGGGTTACGCGCCTTAA
- a CDS encoding cystathionine gamma-synthase family protein produces the protein MTGETEADHNGIDPTLNRRRPKAPIMEIDGRKLKPATLMMGHGYDPTLSEGSLKPPIFLTSTFAFESAAAGKRHFEGVTGIRPGGAEGLVYSRFNGPNQEICEDRLSVWEEAEDALLFSSGMSAIATTLLALVQPGDVIVHSAPLYAATESLIGRILGRFGVQWLDFPAAATEEEIGAVIEKAKELGRVALIYLESPANPTNVLVDLEAVVARRDSLFAGADHVPPIAIDNTFLGPLWHRPIKHGADIVIYSLTKYAGGHSDLVAGGVLGSNAVINSIRLMRNTIGTILDPHSAWMLLRSLETLELRMSRAGENAAKVCAWLRDQPQVEKIVYLGFPETERQADIYRRHCTGAGSTFSLYLKGGEAEAFAFLDALKIAKLAVSLGGTETLASHPAAMTHLSVPAERKKALAISDNMVRISIGCEDADDLIADFAQALRTIG, from the coding sequence ATGACCGGCGAAACCGAAGCCGACCACAACGGCATCGACCCGACGCTCAACCGCCGCCGCCCCAAGGCCCCGATCATGGAGATTGACGGGCGCAAGCTGAAGCCCGCCACGCTGATGATGGGCCATGGCTATGACCCCACCCTGTCGGAAGGCTCGTTGAAGCCCCCGATCTTCCTCACCTCCACCTTCGCCTTCGAAAGCGCGGCAGCGGGCAAGCGCCATTTCGAGGGCGTCACCGGCATCCGGCCCGGCGGCGCGGAAGGCCTTGTCTATTCCCGCTTCAATGGTCCCAATCAGGAGATTTGCGAGGATCGCCTGTCGGTGTGGGAAGAAGCGGAGGATGCCCTCCTCTTTTCCAGCGGCATGTCGGCGATCGCCACCACCTTGCTGGCTCTGGTCCAGCCGGGCGACGTCATCGTGCATAGCGCCCCGCTCTATGCCGCGACCGAATCGCTGATCGGCCGCATCCTGGGCCGCTTCGGCGTCCAATGGCTCGATTTTCCAGCCGCTGCGACCGAAGAAGAAATCGGCGCGGTGATCGAAAAGGCCAAGGAGCTGGGCCGAGTCGCGCTCATCTATCTGGAAAGTCCCGCCAATCCGACCAATGTTCTGGTCGATCTGGAGGCCGTGGTCGCGCGGCGCGACTCGCTCTTCGCAGGCGCCGATCATGTGCCGCCGATCGCGATCGACAATACGTTCCTGGGGCCGCTCTGGCATCGTCCGATCAAGCATGGCGCGGACATCGTCATCTACAGCCTCACCAAATATGCGGGCGGGCATAGCGATCTGGTCGCGGGCGGCGTGCTGGGCTCCAATGCGGTCATCAACAGCATCCGCCTGATGCGCAACACGATCGGCACCATCCTCGACCCGCACTCGGCCTGGATGCTGCTGCGCTCGCTGGAGACGCTGGAGTTGCGCATGAGCCGGGCGGGAGAGAATGCGGCCAAGGTCTGCGCCTGGCTGCGCGACCAGCCGCAGGTGGAGAAGATCGTCTATCTGGGCTTCCCCGAAACCGAGCGGCAGGCCGACATCTATCGCCGCCACTGCACCGGCGCGGGATCGACCTTCTCGCTCTACTTGAAGGGCGGTGAGGCGGAGGCCTTCGCTTTCCTCGACGCGCTCAAGATCGCCAAGCTGGCGGTCAGCCTGGGCGGCACCGAAACGCTGGCCAGCCACCCGGCGGCGATGACCCATTTGTCGGTGCCGGCCGAACGGAAGAAGGCATTGGCGATCAGCGACAATATGGTCCGCATCTCGATCGGCTGCGAGGATGCGGATGATCTGATCGCCGACTTTGCCCAGGCGCTCAGGACCATCGGATGA
- a CDS encoding HAD-IB family hydrolase, with translation MTHRLAIYDMDRTVTFSGTYTGFLIHVARRIAPWRLLLFPCVILLMLAYILKLITRQRLKELNQTLMIGHNVERAKLMPHIESYADKVMATNLRQDAVAQIRRDRADGYRLVLATASYRLYVESIARRLGFDAVIATDHLSQDLRYVRAKIAGENCYDTGKLRMIKAWMAAEAIDRSQAHIRAYSDHVSDAPMLEFADIAFAANPHKPLAKLAAERGWTRVDWN, from the coding sequence ATGACGCACAGGCTGGCCATCTATGACATGGACCGCACGGTGACCTTCAGCGGCACCTATACGGGCTTCCTGATTCATGTGGCGCGGCGAATCGCGCCGTGGCGGCTGCTGCTTTTCCCCTGCGTCATCCTGTTGATGCTGGCCTATATATTGAAGCTGATAACGCGCCAGCGGCTCAAGGAACTGAACCAGACGCTGATGATCGGCCATAATGTCGAGCGGGCAAAGCTGATGCCGCATATTGAAAGCTATGCGGACAAGGTGATGGCGACCAATTTGCGGCAGGATGCGGTGGCGCAGATAAGGCGCGACCGGGCGGATGGCTACAGGTTGGTGCTCGCTACAGCATCCTACCGACTGTACGTCGAATCGATCGCGCGACGGCTGGGCTTCGACGCGGTGATCGCGACCGACCATCTTTCTCAGGATCTGCGCTATGTTCGCGCGAAGATCGCTGGTGAGAATTGCTATGACACCGGCAAGCTGCGGATGATCAAGGCATGGATGGCGGCCGAAGCGATCGACCGGTCCCAGGCGCATATCCGGGCCTATTCCGACCATGTGTCGGATGCGCCGATGCTGGAATTCGCCGATATCGCCTTCGCGGCCAACCCGCACAAGCCGCTGGCGAAGCTGGCGGCGGAACGCGGCTGGACGCGGGTCGACTGGAATTAG